In Brevundimonas sp. SGAir0440, one DNA window encodes the following:
- a CDS encoding ribonuclease HII produces the protein MQRVNGHVCGVDEAGRGPWAGPVSAAAVILNPDDLPPGIDDSKALTEKRRAALEPEIKARAVAWGIGFASVDEIEELNILHATGLAMCRAIEALQVQPVAALVDGNYRFKLPCEIQTVVGGDGLSLSIAAASILAKTARDRLMIDLDAQYPGYGFASHKGYNAPIHQNALKTLGPCPAHRRSWSPIRALLQEA, from the coding sequence ATGCAGCGGGTCAACGGTCACGTCTGCGGCGTGGACGAGGCCGGGCGTGGTCCCTGGGCCGGGCCCGTCTCGGCGGCGGCCGTGATCCTGAACCCTGACGACCTGCCGCCCGGCATCGACGATTCCAAGGCCCTGACGGAAAAGCGTCGCGCCGCACTGGAGCCTGAGATCAAGGCCCGCGCCGTCGCCTGGGGCATCGGTTTCGCCTCTGTCGACGAGATCGAGGAACTGAACATCCTGCACGCCACGGGCCTGGCCATGTGCCGCGCCATCGAGGCCTTGCAGGTCCAGCCGGTCGCCGCCCTGGTCGACGGCAACTATCGCTTCAAGCTTCCCTGCGAAATCCAGACGGTCGTCGGCGGCGACGGGTTGTCGCTATCCATCGCGGCGGCCTCGATCCTGGCCAAGACCGCGCGGGATCGGCTGATGATCGATCTGGACGCCCAGTATCCCGGGTACGGCTTCGCCAGCCACAAGGGCTACAACGCCCCCATCCATCAGAACGCCTTGAAAACCCTAGGCCCCTGCCCCGCCCACAGGCGCAGCTGGTCGCCGATCAGGGCGCTGTTGCAGGAGGCCTGA
- a CDS encoding VIT family protein: MSHSETHRVDRIGWLRAAVLGANDGLVSTASLMVGVAAAATSHGGILIAGVAGLAAGAMSMAAGEYVSVSSQSDTEKADLAREAVELAGDHEAETRELAGIYVGRGVAPDLATEVARQMMAHDALGAHARDELGISEITTARPIQAALTSAITFSAGAALPLIVAVVAPLDTLAIWVAASALLGLAVLGALGARAGGAPIGRSVLRVVFWGALAMAITAGVGRLFHIAA, encoded by the coding sequence ATGTCCCACAGTGAAACCCATCGGGTCGATCGGATCGGCTGGCTTAGGGCGGCGGTGTTGGGGGCCAATGACGGGCTGGTGTCGACGGCCAGTCTGATGGTGGGCGTCGCGGCGGCGGCGACCAGTCATGGCGGCATACTGATCGCGGGCGTGGCGGGACTGGCGGCGGGCGCCATGTCGATGGCGGCGGGCGAATATGTCTCGGTCAGTTCGCAGTCCGACACCGAAAAGGCCGATCTGGCGCGCGAGGCGGTCGAACTGGCCGGCGATCACGAGGCGGAGACGCGCGAACTGGCCGGCATCTATGTCGGGCGAGGCGTCGCGCCGGATCTGGCGACCGAGGTGGCGCGCCAGATGATGGCGCATGACGCGCTGGGCGCCCATGCGCGCGACGAGCTGGGTATTTCGGAGATCACCACCGCACGGCCGATCCAGGCGGCGCTGACCTCGGCGATCACCTTCTCGGCCGGGGCCGCCCTGCCTCTGATCGTCGCCGTTGTCGCGCCGTTGGACACGCTGGCGATCTGGGTCGCGGCTTCCGCCCTGCTGGGTCTGGCCGTGCTGGGCGCCCTGGGCGCCCGCGCAGGCGGCGCGCCGATCGGACGATCGGTTCTGCGCGTGGTCTTCTGGGGCGCGCTCGCCATGGCCATCACCGCAGGCGTGGGCCGCCTGTTCCACATCGCCGCCTGA
- a CDS encoding DNA-3-methyladenine glycosylase I, whose protein sequence is MTDSHASEGLGGRCGWCGTDPLYVAYHDTEWGVPERDPRALWEKLVLDGFQAGLAWITILRKREGIRDAFDGFDPEIVARYDEADIERLLNDPRIIRSRAKINAAIRGAQIWLQMRDDGEDFSAWLWSFVGGEPIQTPYADYRQAPTQTEQSVAMAKALRKRGFNFCGPVIVYAFMQAVGMVNDHQTTCFRHAQVRAMASHG, encoded by the coding sequence ATGACCGACTCACACGCCTCAGAGGGTCTCGGCGGCCGCTGCGGCTGGTGCGGGACAGACCCCCTCTATGTCGCCTATCACGACACCGAATGGGGCGTGCCCGAGCGCGATCCCCGCGCCCTGTGGGAAAAGCTGGTGCTCGACGGCTTTCAGGCCGGTCTCGCCTGGATCACCATCCTCAGAAAACGCGAGGGCATCCGCGACGCCTTCGACGGTTTCGATCCCGAGATCGTCGCCCGCTACGACGAAGCCGACATTGAGCGCCTGCTGAACGATCCGCGCATCATCCGCTCGCGCGCCAAGATCAACGCCGCCATCCGGGGCGCCCAGATCTGGCTCCAGATGCGCGATGACGGCGAGGACTTCTCCGCCTGGCTTTGGTCGTTCGTCGGCGGCGAGCCGATCCAGACCCCCTACGCCGACTATCGCCAGGCCCCGACCCAGACCGAACAGTCCGTCGCCATGGCCAAGGCCCTGAGAAAGCGCGGATTCAACTTCTGCGGCCCGGTCATCGTCTATGCCTTCATGCAGGCCGTCGGCATGGTCAACGATCACCAGACGACCTGCTTCCGTCACGCCCAGGTTCGTGCGATGGCGAGCCATGGCTAA
- a CDS encoding DNA adenine methylase, which yields MIKYIGSKRALLGHVTGAVAGVLPQGGRVCDLFSGTARVGHALKKQGFQVWSNDLNAYAHALATTYVQADRERWVERAEIVLAELRTVKPEAGWFTQAFCKDARYFHPDNGARIDAMRDRIEVMGLEPELKAIALVSLMEAADRVDSTAGVQMAYMKQWAPRALKTLELRTPDLVPAVGGPCRATQGDAVEIAEQVEADLVYLDPPYNQHSYLGNYHCWESLVLWDRPETYGVANKRVDVRTRKSAFNSRPGIGPALRTVIERLKAPNLIVSFNDEGYLSRADLVEMLSARGHVQVLEMAHPRYVGARIGIHNPKGKKVGQVGRLKNVEHLFVVTEQPVSLPVAA from the coding sequence ATGATCAAATATATCGGCTCCAAGCGCGCCTTGCTGGGGCATGTGACGGGTGCGGTGGCGGGGGTGCTGCCGCAGGGCGGGCGGGTGTGCGATCTGTTTTCGGGCACGGCGCGGGTCGGGCACGCCTTGAAGAAGCAGGGGTTTCAGGTCTGGTCGAACGACCTGAACGCCTATGCCCACGCCCTGGCGACGACCTATGTCCAGGCGGATCGGGAACGGTGGGTCGAGCGGGCCGAGATCGTGCTGGCCGAGCTGCGGACGGTGAAGCCCGAGGCGGGCTGGTTCACCCAGGCCTTTTGTAAGGATGCGCGGTATTTCCACCCGGACAACGGTGCGCGGATCGACGCCATGCGCGACCGGATCGAGGTCATGGGACTGGAGCCGGAACTCAAGGCCATCGCCCTGGTCAGCCTGATGGAGGCGGCGGACCGGGTGGATTCCACCGCCGGGGTTCAGATGGCCTATATGAAGCAGTGGGCGCCGAGGGCGCTGAAGACGCTGGAGCTGCGCACGCCGGACCTGGTTCCAGCCGTGGGCGGGCCGTGCCGCGCGACGCAGGGCGATGCGGTCGAGATCGCCGAACAGGTCGAGGCGGACCTGGTTTATCTGGACCCGCCCTATAACCAGCATTCCTATCTGGGCAACTACCATTGCTGGGAGAGCCTGGTGCTGTGGGACCGGCCTGAGACCTATGGGGTCGCCAACAAGCGGGTGGACGTGAGGACGCGCAAGAGCGCCTTCAACAGCCGGCCCGGCATCGGCCCGGCGCTGCGGACGGTGATCGAGCGGCTCAAGGCGCCGAACCTGATCGTCAGCTTCAACGACGAGGGGTATCTGAGCCGCGCCGATCTGGTCGAGATGCTGTCGGCGCGAGGCCATGTGCAGGTGCTGGAGATGGCGCATCCGCGCTATGTCGGCGCCCGGATCGGAATCCATAATCCCAAGGGCAAGAAGGTCGGGCAAGTCGGGCGGCTCAAGAATGTCGAGCACCTGTTCGTGGTAACCGAGCAGCCGGTCTCCTTGCCCGTGGCCGCATAG
- a CDS encoding 3-oxoacyl-ACP reductase: MKIADQIVLVTGGARGVGAACVRAFAHEGARVVINWRNSGEAANALAAEIGERALALQADVTDRAAVDAMVAAAQGRFGAAVTTVVNNALDYSFNGDARSQMTAIGWDEMDRQFSTVVRGALNLIQATAPGMAAARFGRIVNIGTNLFQNPVVPYHDYTAAKAALLSLTRTAAGDLGPDGVTVNMVSGGLLRTTDASAATPEAVFDLIAGMTPLRSVTTPQEFADAVLFFASPWSRAVTGQNLVVDGGLVRD; the protein is encoded by the coding sequence ATGAAGATCGCCGATCAGATCGTCCTCGTCACCGGCGGGGCGCGCGGCGTCGGCGCCGCCTGCGTCCGCGCCTTCGCCCACGAAGGCGCTCGCGTCGTCATCAACTGGAGGAACAGCGGCGAGGCCGCGAACGCCCTGGCCGCCGAGATCGGCGAGCGCGCCCTCGCCCTCCAGGCCGACGTGACCGACCGCGCGGCCGTGGACGCCATGGTCGCGGCCGCGCAAGGCCGTTTCGGCGCCGCCGTCACCACCGTCGTCAACAACGCCCTGGACTACAGCTTCAACGGCGACGCCCGCTCCCAAATGACCGCCATCGGCTGGGACGAGATGGATCGCCAGTTTTCGACCGTCGTGCGCGGCGCCCTGAACCTGATCCAGGCGACCGCGCCCGGCATGGCCGCCGCCCGGTTCGGCCGCATCGTCAACATCGGCACCAACCTGTTTCAAAATCCGGTCGTGCCCTACCATGACTACACCGCCGCCAAGGCCGCCCTGCTCAGCCTGACCCGCACCGCCGCCGGCGACCTCGGCCCCGACGGCGTCACCGTCAACATGGTCTCGGGCGGCCTACTGCGCACCACCGACGCCAGCGCCGCCACGCCCGAGGCCGTCTTCGACCTGATCGCCGGCATGACCCCGCTGCGCAGCGTCACGACCCCGCAAGAGTTCGCCGACGCCGTCCTCTTCTTCGCCTCCCCCTGGAGCCGCGCGGTCACCGGCCAGAACCTAGTCGTGGACGGCGGATTGGTCCGGGACTGA
- a CDS encoding folate-binding protein YgfZ produces the protein MPIARLDSRALISVTGEDAKPFLHNLLTQDVETLAEGELRFGALLSPPGRLLFDLFLLGQADGVLLDVAANRRDAMIQRLSMYRLRAKVQVAADDRPVFAAWPEAPAGFIPDPRTPLMGGRLYGEATADAAEADYDAHRLSVGLPDPTADAPQDKTYPIEADFDLLNGIDFHKGCFVGQETTSRMKRRGTIKNRMLPLDFDGPPPAFGAEVLKGELRAGEVLSGQDGSAMALLRVDRLDGDLTVNGRPVRLRKPAWMGEDVLPSSNV, from the coding sequence ATGCCCATCGCCCGTCTCGACAGTCGCGCCCTGATCTCCGTCACGGGCGAGGATGCGAAACCCTTTCTGCACAATCTGTTGACCCAGGATGTGGAGACGTTGGCCGAGGGCGAGCTGCGCTTCGGCGCCCTGTTGTCCCCGCCCGGCCGGTTGCTGTTCGACCTGTTCCTTCTGGGACAGGCTGACGGCGTCCTGCTGGATGTCGCCGCCAACCGCCGCGACGCCATGATACAGCGGCTGTCGATGTACAGGCTGCGCGCCAAGGTTCAGGTCGCCGCCGACGACCGCCCGGTCTTCGCCGCCTGGCCCGAGGCGCCCGCCGGCTTCATCCCCGACCCCCGCACGCCCCTGATGGGCGGCCGTCTCTATGGCGAGGCGACTGCGGACGCCGCCGAGGCCGACTACGACGCCCACCGTCTGTCCGTCGGCCTGCCCGATCCGACCGCCGACGCGCCCCAGGACAAGACCTATCCGATCGAGGCGGACTTCGACCTGCTGAACGGCATCGACTTCCACAAGGGCTGTTTCGTCGGCCAGGAAACGACCTCGCGGATGAAGCGCCGAGGCACGATCAAGAACCGGATGCTGCCGCTGGACTTCGACGGCCCGCCCCCCGCCTTCGGCGCCGAGGTGCTGAAGGGCGAACTGCGCGCGGGCGAGGTCCTCTCGGGTCAGGACGGTTCGGCCATGGCCCTGCTGCGCGTCGACCGCCTCGACGGCGACCTGACCGTGAACGGCCGCCCGGTGCGCTTGCGCAAACCTGCCTGGATGGGCGAGGACGTCCTCCCCTCCTCCAACGTGTGA